A stretch of the Sulfurospirillum sp. UCH001 genome encodes the following:
- a CDS encoding DEAD/DEAH box helicase, with translation MPFTTLCLAIQKAIHEVGFSEPTEIQKSVIPLVLERKDIMARAQTGSGKSASFVLPILELWQENKGEGKAKIKALVLTPTRELTQQVAEAFVSFGKFLPTKPKVVSIIGGEKIGEQLYDIQQGCDIVVATSGRLLDIMSKKQINLSHVEFFVLDEADKMLDLGFEQELESILKALPEKRQNLLFSATYPEKMQAIASKITQNAVEVNVEAEQLNVEHIAQRAILVNKENRAPLLRHLLKTHKWKKVLVFIANKRACENIAMKFRKHGFSAEAFHGDLVQEGRNWALQALKEGKVNILFATDIAARGLHIEDVECVINFDLPRSPLDYVHRIGRTGRAGKKGVAISFIDHEDEAHFALIQKRCDVKMEKESIQGFERIGEAPKKEKGSAPVKGKRKSKKDKLREQAGQA, from the coding sequence ATGCCATTTACCACACTTTGCCTTGCCATACAAAAAGCCATTCATGAAGTAGGTTTTAGTGAGCCAACAGAGATTCAAAAAAGCGTCATTCCTTTAGTTTTGGAGCGCAAAGATATTATGGCTAGAGCGCAAACGGGAAGTGGTAAAAGTGCTTCGTTTGTATTGCCTATTTTAGAGCTGTGGCAAGAAAATAAGGGTGAAGGCAAAGCAAAAATTAAAGCACTGGTGTTAACCCCAACGAGAGAGTTAACACAACAAGTAGCAGAAGCATTTGTTAGCTTTGGAAAATTCTTGCCAACGAAGCCAAAAGTGGTGAGTATCATCGGTGGAGAGAAGATCGGCGAACAACTCTACGACATTCAACAAGGATGTGACATCGTCGTGGCGACCTCTGGGCGATTGCTAGACATTATGAGTAAAAAGCAAATCAACCTCTCGCATGTAGAATTCTTTGTGCTCGATGAAGCAGACAAGATGTTAGACCTAGGATTTGAGCAAGAGTTGGAGTCTATACTTAAAGCCCTCCCTGAAAAACGCCAAAACCTTCTGTTTTCAGCAACGTATCCTGAAAAAATGCAGGCTATTGCCTCTAAAATAACTCAAAATGCAGTTGAAGTAAATGTGGAAGCAGAGCAATTAAATGTTGAACATATCGCTCAGCGTGCTATCTTGGTGAATAAAGAAAACCGTGCTCCTTTATTGCGTCATCTGCTTAAAACTCACAAATGGAAAAAAGTGTTGGTGTTTATAGCAAATAAAAGAGCATGTGAAAACATCGCCATGAAATTTCGCAAGCATGGATTTAGCGCAGAGGCGTTTCATGGGGATTTGGTTCAAGAGGGTAGAAACTGGGCACTTCAAGCTCTAAAAGAGGGCAAAGTAAACATTCTCTTTGCCACAGACATTGCCGCGCGTGGACTTCACATCGAGGATGTGGAATGTGTCATCAACTTTGATTTACCGCGTTCGCCTTTAGATTACGTTCACCGCATCGGGCGAACGGGTAGAGCTGGGAAAAAGGGCGTAGCGATTTCGTTTATTGACCATGAAGATGAGGCTCATTTTGCGCTCATTCAAAAACGCTGTGATGTCAAGATGGAAAAAGAGAGCATTCAAGGGTTTGAACGCATCGGTGAAGCACCTAAAAAAGAGAAGGGGAGTGCTCCTGTAAAAGGGAAGCGAAAAAGTAAAAAAGATAAGCTACGAGAGCAGGCGGGTCAAGCCTGA
- a CDS encoding DNA polymerase III subunit gamma/tau, with translation MSQVLALKYRPSSFDKLIGQESITQTLSLALNQDRLSHAYLFSGLRGSGKTSTARIFAKALVCDQGPSSTPCEVCEHCLSANENRHIDIIEMDAASNRGIDDIRELIESTKYKPSSARFKIFIIDEVHMLTTQAFNALLKTLEEPPSYVKFILATTDPLKLPATILSRAQHFRFKQIKQSDVVNHLCHILNLENIEYEKEALEMLSRAGNGSLRDTLTLLDQAIIFSKGYINPENVASMLGLLDPNQLETIFTSILSGNKNEMLHLIKELESYECEVVIDELIAYLKNAFFAQDRRFSTLLYERFFKILSEAKSLLYINANNGFVLSLIFFKMIEATNIKTIEEMIDSLENEKFRLPASHPKPEVTPSVETAPSEAPEVEEEVQHIKDQGVTSAMLFTRLCDKLMDRNAELGECFKKHIRFVSFEDDLLILTSSAEGEASKTLNTYYSIIKHFVQELFGLETKIKINKVQAIQEMPQPEPSFEPNYEAQMCEAELSANEESSSMMESLEFADEPQSESCATGAMLSGKREIDAKEILNTPFVQRATELFDPQKIQIRQKV, from the coding sequence GTGTCACAAGTACTTGCTCTTAAATATCGTCCTTCCTCGTTTGATAAGCTGATCGGCCAAGAGTCGATCACACAAACACTTAGTTTAGCGCTTAACCAAGATAGGCTCTCTCATGCCTATCTTTTCTCAGGACTTAGAGGAAGTGGTAAGACTTCAACAGCGCGTATCTTTGCAAAAGCCCTTGTATGCGACCAAGGTCCAAGTTCAACACCGTGTGAAGTGTGTGAACACTGCTTAAGTGCCAATGAAAACCGCCACATCGACATCATCGAGATGGACGCCGCTTCCAACCGAGGCATTGATGATATTCGTGAGCTTATTGAAAGTACGAAGTATAAACCCTCATCTGCGCGTTTTAAAATCTTCATCATCGATGAAGTTCATATGCTCACCACACAGGCGTTTAACGCACTTTTAAAGACACTCGAAGAGCCTCCAAGTTATGTAAAATTCATTCTTGCGACAACCGATCCTTTAAAATTGCCTGCAACCATTTTATCGCGTGCACAACATTTTCGTTTTAAACAGATCAAACAGAGTGATGTGGTTAACCATCTCTGCCATATTCTCAATCTTGAAAATATTGAATATGAAAAAGAAGCGCTTGAAATGCTTAGCCGTGCAGGTAATGGTTCCTTACGTGACACATTAACCTTGCTCGATCAAGCGATCATTTTCTCTAAAGGCTACATTAACCCTGAAAATGTAGCATCCATGCTTGGTCTTCTTGATCCTAACCAACTAGAAACCATTTTTACATCGATTTTAAGTGGCAATAAAAATGAAATGTTGCATCTCATCAAAGAGCTTGAGAGTTATGAATGTGAAGTAGTCATCGATGAGTTAATCGCTTATCTAAAAAATGCTTTTTTTGCGCAAGATCGTCGTTTCTCCACCCTACTTTATGAGCGTTTTTTCAAGATTCTCAGTGAAGCAAAAAGCCTGCTTTATATCAATGCAAACAATGGTTTTGTACTCTCTTTGATCTTCTTTAAAATGATCGAAGCGACCAATATTAAGACCATTGAAGAGATGATAGATTCACTCGAAAATGAGAAATTCCGTTTACCGGCTTCACATCCAAAACCAGAAGTAACGCCAAGTGTTGAAACCGCTCCTTCTGAAGCACCAGAAGTGGAAGAAGAAGTGCAACACATCAAAGATCAAGGTGTCACTTCAGCAATGCTTTTTACACGCCTTTGTGATAAATTGATGGACCGCAATGCAGAGCTTGGTGAATGCTTCAAAAAACACATTCGTTTTGTCAGCTTTGAAGATGATCTGCTTATTCTTACTTCTAGCGCAGAAGGCGAAGCCAGTAAAACGCTTAACACGTATTACAGCATCATCAAACATTTTGTTCAAGAACTCTTTGGCTTAGAGACAAAAATTAAGATCAACAAAGTTCAAGCCATTCAAGAAATGCCACAACCTGAGCCTTCATTTGAGCCTAACTATGAAGCGCAAATGTGTGAAGCAGAACTCAGTGCCAATGAAGAGAGCTCTTCTATGATGGAAAGTCTTGAATTTGCAGATGAGCCTCAAAGCGAGAGTTGTGCTACAGGTGCGATGTTGTCAGGCAAACGAGAAATTGATGCAAAAGAGATACTCAATACCCCTTTTGTACAAAGAGCTACAGAGCTTTTTGATCCACAAAAAATTCAAATTCGTCAGAAAGTGTAA
- a CDS encoding di-trans,poly-cis-decaprenylcistransferase, which translates to MNDLVHLAIIMDGNGRWAKRQGKERSFGHKEGAKKVREITKYAAKMGIKYLTLYAFSTENWNRPKTEVTVLMKLLSKYLHSEIPTLLENNIRFDVIGDISKFSASLQKEITYAKEMTAHCTGLRQILAINYGAQDEILRAINKSLQTHSEITKEILESNLDTAGIPAVDVLIRTGGDCRLSNFLLWQAAYAELFFSKTLWPDFSVGELETIVSEYKQTERRFGGVVTP; encoded by the coding sequence ATGAATGATTTAGTGCATTTGGCGATTATCATGGATGGCAATGGCAGATGGGCAAAACGCCAAGGCAAAGAGCGCTCTTTTGGACATAAAGAGGGTGCAAAAAAAGTACGAGAGATCACAAAATATGCTGCTAAAATGGGCATTAAATATCTTACATTGTATGCGTTTAGTACAGAAAATTGGAATCGTCCAAAAACTGAAGTGACTGTTTTGATGAAATTACTTTCTAAATATCTGCACAGTGAAATCCCCACGCTTTTAGAAAACAATATCCGCTTTGATGTCATCGGCGATATCAGTAAATTTTCTGCTTCTTTACAAAAAGAGATCACATATGCCAAAGAGATGACAGCTCATTGTACAGGGCTTAGACAAATTTTGGCTATCAATTATGGCGCGCAGGATGAAATTCTTCGTGCTATCAATAAATCGCTTCAAACACATAGTGAAATCACGAAAGAAATTTTAGAGTCCAATCTTGATACCGCAGGCATTCCTGCTGTGGACGTACTTATTCGCACCGGTGGTGATTGTCGTCTTTCTAACTTTTTGTTGTGGCAAGCAGCCTATGCAGAACTTTTCTTTAGTAAAACACTTTGGCCTGATTTTTCTGTGGGAGAACTTGAAACAATCGTTTCAGAATACAAACAAACAGAACGACGTTTTGGAGGCGTTGTAACCCCTTAA
- a CDS encoding DUF2971 domain-containing protein: MRVYHFIKLEHGLDSLRDKRLKISLIDKLNDPFELLALKLLGEYDKELDELMEKLKNFISQKYGILCFSLDWNSPLLWAHYAGNHQGICLGFEISERAKPINVTYINKRYNRKLHKIIEENNVEEMRKILSTKHTDWKYEKEIRLFTELAHKYEDKYYYNFSDSEDVVLKEVIIGCRSQTTREEITQKYGSEDINIFKVKASYSDFTMVKDIEF, translated from the coding sequence ATGAGAGTCTATCATTTTATAAAATTAGAACATGGATTAGATAGTTTACGAGATAAACGGTTAAAAATTTCGCTTATTGATAAATTGAATGACCCATTTGAACTGCTAGCGCTTAAACTATTAGGAGAATACGATAAGGAACTTGATGAACTAATGGAAAAACTAAAAAATTTCATTAGTCAAAAATACGGTATTCTTTGTTTTAGTCTGGATTGGAACAGTCCTTTGCTATGGGCACATTATGCAGGTAATCATCAAGGGATATGTTTAGGATTTGAAATTTCTGAGAGAGCAAAACCAATAAATGTAACTTATATTAATAAACGATACAACCGTAAGCTTCATAAAATTATAGAAGAGAACAATGTAGAAGAAATGCGTAAAATATTATCTACGAAACATACAGATTGGAAATACGAAAAAGAAATTCGTCTATTTACTGAATTAGCGCATAAATACGAGGATAAATACTATTATAATTTTTCAGACTCGGAAGATGTTGTTTTAAAAGAAGTAATCATCGGATGTAGATCTCAAACAACAAGAGAAGAGATTACCCAAAAATATGGCTCTGAGGACATCAATATTTTCAAAGTAAAAGCTTCTTATTCAGATTTTACAATGGTAAAAGACATAGAGTTTTAA
- a CDS encoding cytochrome b N-terminal domain-containing protein: protein MNLKIHNFNILLYTGAIMVVVCLLLLVSGIFLAMHYIPDASKAFESVHTTIMQEVNYGWLWRKIHAVGSTFFFLLLYIHLLGMLYFGFYKHGKTKYWYSGMVLYFCCMVIGFTGYVLPMGQMSYWAAQVITSLLEYIPGAGEDIVLWVRGDFSVSGITLLRFYTLHIVVMPLAIALMVLVHTDFMKWYATNKLSWNRKGLHIQKVERFSKHDIIPKEPKPFFSNAVLKPLLACTLFLALFFYCVFFHDYLAFDALNLTPANPSDTPAHIYPEWYFLWMLQLLKSFFFDIGMIKGSYIGMASLVVVNVGLLLMPLLDKNPRRIPAHQRPYFFVWFWALVVSLIALSILGKLPSSNITLWIGLFFSTILIVLFFILPFLSKKESHAKS from the coding sequence ATGAATCTCAAAATACATAATTTCAATATACTCCTTTACACAGGCGCCATCATGGTTGTCGTGTGTCTTTTACTGCTTGTTTCAGGCATCTTTCTTGCGATGCACTACATCCCAGATGCAAGCAAAGCGTTTGAGAGTGTGCATACGACCATCATGCAAGAGGTCAATTATGGTTGGCTATGGCGTAAAATCCACGCGGTTGGCTCAACCTTTTTCTTTTTATTGCTCTACATTCACCTTTTAGGAATGCTCTATTTTGGGTTTTACAAACATGGCAAAACGAAGTATTGGTACAGCGGTATGGTGCTGTACTTTTGCTGTATGGTCATCGGGTTTACGGGCTATGTGCTTCCGATGGGGCAGATGAGTTACTGGGCAGCGCAAGTCATCACCAGTTTGCTTGAGTACATCCCTGGCGCGGGTGAGGACATCGTGCTGTGGGTGCGGGGTGACTTTAGTGTGAGTGGCATCACGTTGTTACGCTTTTATACCTTGCACATTGTTGTGATGCCTTTAGCCATTGCTTTAATGGTACTGGTGCATACGGACTTTATGAAGTGGTACGCTACCAATAAGCTCTCATGGAATCGCAAAGGCTTGCATATACAAAAAGTTGAGCGTTTTAGCAAACACGACATCATTCCCAAAGAGCCAAAACCGTTTTTCTCCAATGCCGTTTTAAAGCCACTTTTAGCGTGTACACTCTTTTTGGCACTCTTTTTTTACTGTGTTTTTTTTCATGATTATTTAGCATTTGATGCGCTCAACCTAACGCCTGCAAACCCAAGCGATACGCCTGCACATATTTATCCTGAGTGGTATTTTTTATGGATGTTGCAGTTACTTAAAAGCTTTTTCTTTGACATTGGGATGATTAAGGGTTCGTACATCGGCATGGCATCGTTAGTGGTGGTTAATGTTGGGCTTTTACTGATGCCACTGTTAGATAAAAACCCTCGTCGTATTCCCGCACATCAACGTCCTTACTTTTTTGTGTGGTTTTGGGCATTGGTGGTTTCTTTAATAGCATTGAGTATTTTGGGTAAATTGCCAAGTTCAAACATAACCCTATGGATAGGCTTGTTCTTTTCGACTATTTTGATAGTACTGTTTTTCATTTTGCCGTTTCTCTCAAAAAAGGAGTCTCATGCCAAATCGTAA
- the hcp gene encoding hydroxylamine reductase — protein sequence MSLNMLCDQCSMSAINGCGSKGQDIGTCGKDANLAKLQDIMIYGLKGLSAYRTHANEFGADTKEVDDVIAQTLYFTLTNVNFNFDDHIAQLMKIGSAGVKMMDILSEAHTSHLGVPTPVRISQNKAEGKAILVSGHNLDMLLELLKQTEGKGINIYTHSEMIPAHGYPELRKYAHLKGNIGKSWFDQTKLFEQWGGTIIVNTNCIVPPKSNSTYVDRLYTYDIVGIKEGKKIQNNDFSEVIAQTLALPDVTGFDSDETLVTGHHYKTILGLAPQILEAVQAGKISQFFVIAGCDAPGTGGEYYRKMAESLPNDCVILTSSCGKFRFNDIDFGTVADTGIPRYLDLGQCNDSNGAVHIALALAGALGVTVHDLPVSIVLSWMEQKAVLILLGLFSLGIKNIYLGPKPPQFVNDDIFSFLQENFNLHLTDDATSDMEKLLIKKSA from the coding sequence ATGTCTTTAAACATGTTATGTGATCAATGTTCGATGAGTGCCATCAATGGCTGTGGTTCTAAAGGTCAAGATATAGGAACGTGTGGCAAAGATGCCAACTTAGCAAAACTTCAAGACATCATGATTTATGGTCTTAAAGGTCTTAGTGCTTATAGAACACATGCAAATGAATTTGGTGCAGACACCAAAGAAGTTGATGATGTCATCGCTCAAACACTTTATTTCACCCTTACCAACGTGAACTTCAACTTTGACGACCACATCGCTCAACTGATGAAAATTGGTTCTGCGGGTGTTAAAATGATGGACATTTTAAGCGAAGCACACACTTCTCACCTTGGTGTTCCAACGCCTGTTCGTATTTCTCAAAACAAGGCTGAGGGCAAAGCGATCTTGGTCAGCGGTCACAACCTTGACATGCTACTTGAACTTCTCAAACAAACCGAAGGCAAAGGCATCAACATCTACACCCACTCTGAGATGATCCCAGCGCACGGTTACCCAGAACTTAGAAAATACGCGCACCTTAAAGGTAACATCGGTAAATCATGGTTTGACCAAACCAAACTCTTTGAGCAATGGGGCGGAACCATCATCGTGAACACCAACTGTATCGTGCCTCCAAAATCAAACTCAACCTATGTCGATAGACTCTATACGTACGACATCGTAGGTATCAAAGAGGGCAAAAAAATCCAAAACAACGACTTTAGCGAAGTTATCGCTCAAACATTAGCCCTCCCAGATGTAACAGGCTTTGACAGTGACGAGACACTTGTAACCGGTCACCACTATAAAACCATTTTAGGACTTGCTCCACAAATTCTTGAGGCAGTTCAAGCAGGAAAAATCAGCCAGTTCTTCGTTATCGCAGGGTGTGACGCTCCAGGAACGGGCGGTGAATACTACAGAAAAATGGCAGAGAGTCTTCCCAATGACTGCGTCATCTTGACATCTAGTTGTGGTAAATTTAGATTTAACGACATCGACTTTGGAACGGTGGCAGACACAGGCATTCCTCGCTACCTAGACCTTGGTCAATGCAATGACAGTAACGGTGCTGTTCACATCGCTCTAGCCCTTGCTGGCGCTCTTGGTGTGACGGTTCATGACTTGCCAGTTTCTATCGTTCTTAGCTGGATGGAGCAAAAAGCAGTTCTTATTCTTCTAGGACTCTTTAGCCTTGGCATCAAAAATATCTATCTAGGACCAAAACCACCACAATTTGTTAACGATGACATCTTCTCATTCTTGCAAGAGAACTTTAACTTGCATTTAACAGATGATGCAACATCCGATATGGAAAAATTGTTGATTAAAAAATCTGCGTAA
- a CDS encoding RNA-binding S4 domain-containing protein, producing MKFKLDEEYIELFKLLKVMGVAESGAHAKTLIEEGQVKLNGEIETRKRAKIVSGERIEVGGEVIEVES from the coding sequence ATGAAATTTAAACTAGACGAAGAGTACATCGAGTTGTTTAAACTGCTCAAAGTGATGGGTGTAGCTGAGAGTGGCGCTCATGCAAAAACGCTTATCGAAGAGGGGCAAGTTAAACTAAACGGTGAAATTGAGACAAGGAAGCGCGCGAAGATTGTTTCAGGTGAGAGGATTGAAGTGGGTGGGGAAGTGATAGAGGTTGAGAGTTAA
- the hemJ gene encoding protoporphyrinogen oxidase HemJ, protein MDHYKWILAFHIIALMSWMAMLFYLPRLFVYHVEHAEKKEFVEVVKIQEYKIYKYIGLPAFWATLASGLSMIIADPQLLSSGGWIYAKFTVLIALTLYSFSLEKYRLQLANGTCTKDGKFFRAYNEVPTALAILIVGYVITKSFSWAFTLITLGIFAMVIDVILDGKKKS, encoded by the coding sequence TTGGATCACTATAAATGGATTCTTGCTTTTCACATTATCGCGTTGATGTCATGGATGGCGATGTTATTTTACTTGCCACGACTTTTTGTGTACCACGTCGAACATGCTGAAAAAAAAGAATTTGTGGAAGTCGTGAAAATCCAAGAGTACAAAATCTACAAGTACATCGGGCTTCCTGCTTTTTGGGCGACCCTTGCTAGTGGACTTAGTATGATTATTGCCGACCCTCAACTGCTCTCAAGCGGAGGATGGATATATGCGAAGTTTACGGTACTCATTGCGCTTACACTCTACTCATTTTCACTGGAAAAGTATCGCCTACAACTTGCCAATGGTACCTGTACCAAAGATGGAAAATTTTTTAGAGCTTACAACGAAGTTCCAACCGCACTTGCCATTTTAATTGTCGGATACGTCATTACCAAAAGTTTTTCATGGGCATTTACCCTCATAACATTAGGTATCTTTGCGATGGTTATTGACGTTATTTTAGATGGAAAGAAAAAATCGTAA
- the rho gene encoding transcription termination factor Rho, whose translation MNDQTNNKEGTMSGNTPTSNNQPCANTAPANGQAKPTHHNKSRTHVPVDGYKIESLRTTPLEKLLEIATELGIENPNELKRQDLMFEILKSQVNQGGFILFTGILEIAGEGYGFLRATDANFSDSANDAYVSSTQVKKFALRTGDIVTGQVRPPKDQERYYALLKIEAINYLPLAESKKRPLFENLTPLYPTEKIKLEYDPMKITGRVLDLFTPIGKGQRGLIVAPPRSGKTELMKELAHGIARNHPESELIVLLVDERPEEVTDMQRCVQGEVYSSTFDMPASNHVRVANLVIEKAKRRVEMGKDVIILLDSITRLARAYNTVTPSSGKVLSGGVDANALHKPKRFFGAARNIEDGGSLTIISTALIETGSRMDEVIFEEFKGTGNSEIVLDRNISDRRIYPAINIMKSGTRKEELLLTPDKLQKIWALRSAINQMDDVEALKFLYAKMLKTKDNEELLSIMND comes from the coding sequence ATGAACGATCAAACTAACAACAAAGAAGGCACAATGAGCGGAAACACTCCTACCTCAAACAATCAACCCTGCGCGAATACAGCCCCTGCGAACGGACAAGCAAAACCAACTCATCATAACAAATCACGAACACACGTCCCAGTCGATGGCTACAAAATAGAAAGTTTAAGAACGACTCCTCTTGAAAAACTTTTAGAGATCGCAACAGAGCTTGGCATTGAAAACCCAAATGAATTAAAACGCCAAGACTTGATGTTTGAAATTTTAAAATCACAAGTCAATCAAGGTGGATTTATCCTTTTTACGGGCATCTTAGAGATTGCTGGTGAAGGATATGGCTTCTTACGTGCTACAGACGCCAACTTCTCAGACAGTGCTAATGACGCTTATGTCAGCAGTACCCAAGTTAAGAAATTTGCTCTTCGTACTGGTGATATTGTTACTGGACAAGTAAGACCTCCAAAGGATCAAGAGCGTTACTACGCCCTTCTTAAAATAGAAGCAATCAATTATCTTCCTCTTGCAGAGAGCAAAAAACGTCCTTTATTTGAAAACCTAACACCTCTTTATCCAACAGAAAAAATCAAACTCGAATACGATCCAATGAAAATCACAGGACGTGTACTTGACCTCTTTACGCCTATTGGTAAAGGTCAACGTGGTCTTATCGTTGCACCTCCAAGAAGTGGTAAAACAGAGCTTATGAAAGAGCTTGCACACGGAATTGCACGTAATCACCCCGAATCAGAACTCATCGTTTTACTTGTTGATGAAAGACCTGAAGAGGTAACCGATATGCAACGTTGTGTTCAAGGTGAAGTCTATAGCTCAACCTTTGATATGCCAGCATCAAATCACGTTCGTGTTGCAAACCTTGTTATCGAAAAAGCAAAGCGTCGTGTTGAGATGGGCAAAGATGTCATCATCCTTTTAGATTCTATCACCCGTTTGGCTCGTGCGTACAACACCGTCACCCCATCCAGTGGTAAAGTCTTAAGTGGTGGTGTGGATGCCAATGCACTTCACAAACCAAAACGCTTCTTTGGTGCGGCAAGAAATATCGAAGATGGCGGCAGTTTAACCATCATTTCAACCGCATTGATTGAGACAGGTAGTAGAATGGATGAAGTTATCTTTGAAGAGTTCAAGGGTACAGGTAACAGCGAGATTGTACTCGATAGAAACATCTCTGATAGAAGAATCTACCCAGCCATCAACATTATGAAGTCAGGAACACGTAAAGAAGAGCTTCTTCTCACTCCAGATAAACTTCAAAAAATCTGGGCACTTAGAAGTGCTATCAACCAAATGGATGATGTTGAAGCACTTAAATTCTTGTATGCTAAGATGCTTAAAACCAAGGACAATGAAGAACTACTTTCTATTATGAATGACTAA
- a CDS encoding ubiquinol-cytochrome c reductase iron-sulfur subunit yields the protein MDRNRRLVNYSLLALTGTGVYHAIGTMFQSLEPPKKALLDAATFIDTAALPLNEISYLSWQKKPLFVLKKDASMVLDKKRDIQVGDYYYTLMVGICTHLGCVPKYDAKAERFICPCHNGQFDYNGNALASPVTKPLVIPPFKIQGETIIVGEVSEAYLQLMEAAKA from the coding sequence ATGGATCGAAATCGAAGACTGGTGAATTACTCGCTTTTAGCACTCACAGGAACGGGTGTTTACCATGCGATAGGTACGATGTTTCAGTCTTTGGAACCCCCTAAAAAAGCCCTCCTTGATGCGGCAACCTTTATAGATACGGCAGCTTTACCACTCAATGAAATTTCTTATCTCTCATGGCAAAAAAAACCACTGTTTGTTTTAAAAAAAGACGCCTCCATGGTGCTCGATAAAAAGCGTGACATTCAAGTTGGGGATTATTACTATACCCTGATGGTGGGCATTTGCACCCATTTAGGCTGTGTTCCAAAGTACGATGCAAAGGCGGAGCGTTTTATCTGTCCGTGCCACAATGGGCAGTTTGACTACAATGGCAACGCCCTTGCAAGTCCGGTTACCAAGCCTTTGGTCATTCCTCCGTTTAAAATTCAGGGTGAAACCATCATCGTTGGAGAAGTAAGCGAAGCGTACCTTCAACTCATGGAGGCGGCAAAAGCATGA